The Juglans microcarpa x Juglans regia isolate MS1-56 chromosome 2S, Jm3101_v1.0, whole genome shotgun sequence genome has a window encoding:
- the LOC121251870 gene encoding LOW QUALITY PROTEIN: U3 snoRNP-associated protein-like EMB2271 (The sequence of the model RefSeq protein was modified relative to this genomic sequence to represent the inferred CDS: inserted 1 base in 1 codon): MKKKGPVPKGGGRKGKRLSRDPFFITEPKKPRKIENDGDVIESGDSDEDYGLVGSDREEGEIGVEESELAEETAGEKRQRVARAYLDKVREIAAREEEDDEEKEGREGEMQGERDSLVARILQEEQLEETGRVRRAIASRVQKPESADEFRVLVKHRQPVTAVALSEDDLKGFSASKDGTILQWDVVSGIPESYRWPSRDVLRSHGXKDPQGPATRHCKRVLALAVSSDGRYLASGGVDRHIHLWDTRTREHIRAFQGHGGPVSCLSFRQGTSELFSGSFDRTVKIWNAEDRAYITTLFGHQNEILSIDCHRKERVLTVGRDRTMQLFKVPEESRLVFRAPAFSLECCCFVSNDEFLSGSDDGSIELWSTLRKKPVDIVKNAHALLGANKNIEPKNSGKIPNGHIENGDCGSESYRCLSAYSWVNSVTVCRSSDLAASGAGNGSVRLWAIESETKDIRPLFDLPLVGFVNSLAFAKSGQFLVAGVGKEPRLGRWGHIESAQNGVAVYSLELS; this comes from the exons ATGAAGAAGAAAGGTCCGGTTCCGAAAGGAGGAGGAAGGAAGGGTAAGAGGTTATCACGGGACCCATTTTTCATAACGGAGCCGAAGAAACCGCGGAAGATTGAGAATGACGGTGACGTGATAGAGAGCGGCGACTCGGACGAGGACTATGGGTTGGTTGGTTCCGACAGGGAAGAAGGGGAAATCGGGGTAGAGGAGTCCGAGTTGGCGGAGGAGACTGCAGGCGAGAAGAGGCAGCGCGTGGCCAGGGCTTACTTGGATAAGGTTCGAGAGATTGCGGCGAGAGAAGAGGAGGATGACGAGGAAAAGGAAGGTAGGGAAGGCGAGATGCAAGGCGAGAGGGACTCCCTCGTGGCGAGGATTTTGCAAGAGGAGCAGCTCGAGGAGACCGGCCGTGTTCGCCGAGCCATTGCATCTAG GGTTCAAAAGCCAGAAAGTGCTGATGAGTTCCGGGTCTTGGTGAAGCATCGACAGCCTGTCACTGCAGTGGCTCTATCTGAGGATGACTTGAAGGGCTTTTCAGCTTCGAAGGATGGAACCATTTTGCAATGGGACGTAGTTAGTGGGATACCTGAAAGTTATCGGTGGCCTAGCCGTGACGTACTAAGGTCCCATG CCAAGGATCCGCAAGGTCCAGCCACAAGGCATTGTAAACGTGTCTTAGCACTAGCTGTTAGCTCCGATGGTCGGTATTTGGCAAGTGGTGGTGTAGATCGGCATATTCATCTATGGGATACCCGTACGCGAGAGCATATTAGG GCATTTCAGGGTCACGGAGGACCTGTATCATGTTTAAGTTTCAGGCAAGGGACTTCAGAACTTTTCTCTGGTTCATTTGATCGAACAGTCAAGATATGGAATGCAGAAGACAGAGCATACATAACTACATTATTTGGTCACCAAAATGAAATATTAAGTATTGATTGCCATCGTAAAGAACGGGTGTTGACTGTTGGCCGTGATCGAACGATGCAGTTGTTTAAG GTCCCTGAGGAGTCACGTTTAGTATTTCGTGCCCCTGCATTTTCTCTGGAATGTTGTTGTTTCGTTAGTAATGACGAATTCTTATCCGGTTCTGATGATGGAAGTATTGAGCTTTGGAGCACGTTGCGAAAGAAGCCTGTTGACATTGTGAAGAACGCTCATGCTTTGTTGGGTGCAAACAAGAATATCGAACCAAAGAATAGTGGGAAAATCCCCAATGGACATATTG AAAATGGTGACTGTGGTTCTGAAAGTTATAGATGTCTATCAGCATATTCCTGGGTCAATTCAGTCACAGTGTGTAGAAGCAGTGATCTTGCTGCATCTGGAGCTGGTAATGGTTCTGTTCGATTATGGGCTATTGAAAGTGAGACTAAAGACATTCGACCGTTGTTTGACCTTCCGTTG GTTGGGTTTGTAAATTCCTTGGCCTTTGCAAAATCTGGACAGTTCCTGGTTGCTGGAGTTGGTAAG GAACCTCGTTTGGGAAGGTGGGGGCATATTGAGTCTGCTCAGAATGGAGTTGCGGTTTATTCCCTTGAGCTTTCATAA